The Thunnus maccoyii chromosome 12, fThuMac1.1, whole genome shotgun sequence genomic interval CTCATCTCGGTATGCTCACAGCCTGGATCATGTGAGAGAGGGTGGGGGAAAGATATGCTGAAATGTCACACCTACTGTAATCTCCTGTGGACAATGTGGTAGTGGAGTAAAGCAGTCATTCTCTGTTTTTCAAGTGTGGACGGCTCTCTGTTTGAACTACAATCgattttttaacattataataGATCTAACACATTCTCAATCAACACTAACAACAGACTATTCAATACATTGTGACTTGTGTTTTTGCTCAATGACAGTAgagcaaatatacagtatatcacaatCAGCTGCAAGCAATGTGGAGTCTCCACAGCACcctttgtttagttttttttcattgcactCCATATGTGGCTCCCTGATTTCAagtttttttcaagttttaacCCTTTCAGATATTGTGATGATTAGGTTCCAAGGTGTCTGATGCAAAATTAAGACACCATCTgactaaaaataataaaaatcatgatggttaaaaagaaaggaagaatgtccaaatttgaggaaaaatcaaaaatgaacaCAGGAGACAACCACACAGAGCAAAGTAGTCGTTCCTTTACAATACTGTATGCTACTAAATATACTATTAGGTAtaacatcataaaatatttggCAGGCTCTTCATTTGCTAAACAATCTCTGGTTCAGataatatacaaatacaaaatacatcatCGGTGGGTTTGTGCCTAAGGACGTGGCGATTATCTACAGCAAGTGCACTTGAGGATATTTCACAGTTCAAAACATTGCCTCGCTTCTGACAAACGAAAGCAAGAACACAGGCATGTGAACAATATAGGTGGTGACTGGCTCTTACAGTCCAGGCGGTTCAGGCCGACGATGGAGCAGAGTGAGTGTGTTGACCATGAAGTTCGTGAaactgactttgtttttttttcttttctgtctgcttattctgctttttctttgccACCATCTACTGGCTTCACTGGCTCCGCGTCCTCAAGCAGGGCCTGTTGTCGCTCCCTTTCCTTCACCAGCTGCACACCACAGTAGGTCACCAGTAACACTGAGAGGGTGGACAGAGGAAATCCTGGAGGAAGtggagcaggagaaaaaaagggaaaaagtaTGACTTTAAAGGAATGTAGGTTTCTTTGCACTGTGGTATGAGTGCAAGTTCAACTTGAGATTATCTTGTCAACAACTTCTAAGTTTGCCAATGCTCTGTTGTTAAGATTtattatgtgaaaaaaagtgaagtgaGTCTTGAAGATGGAGCTTTTTGGGATCCAGTTTCTTttgatgtctgtctgtgttcttcTCACTTTTACTGGAACTGACAGAGAAGCCTTAGTTGATATACTCCATACCATTGTTGTTCCCTACCTTTGAAAATCAGTCTTCTTCCCACCAGTTTGGCAAACTCCAAACTGTTGAGAGAGAGAACGTTGTAGAGGATGATAGCCCAGAAGTTGGCGGCATTGAACACACCACGGATCCTGCGTGACATGGCTTCACCCATAGCACCCTaaaaacagaagacacagatacacataaGGGATCTGGCACAAATTATACCTagcatatttacatatattgaTTGTAGGTTAAATGAGTTGAAAGAGAATGCTTTTTATCTTAATGTTTCTCACCTCTATGGTagaaaatggtggaaaagaGAAGAGCTTGGCCACCCACAGCTCAAAGTTCAGGCCGAAGCAGTTGAAAAAGGACCAGATGTAAACCAGCTCACATGGGCCCAGCCACAGAGTGGTGATTGCGAAGGTGCAGAGAGTCGCCAGGAGCTCCTTGAATATTTTATCATGATCCCCACCGATGTAGTCATAAACATACCTGCAAGATTTCAACTCAGATTGAACTCAATAAAGAATCAAAATCTTTATATACTGAGGCTTCTGTAATATAAACCGGTGAATTTAAATTCAAACACTCACTTGCACAGCCAGTCATTGATGCCTCTATCAAAGTGCCTGAACAAGAGAGAAGTGTCCCATGTAAATCTTTTTACACAAGTTCAAGGTTTAATGAggtcaatgaaaaaaaatgacactgtaCAGTGATTTCTTAAGAGTGCAAATCACACTTACGTCTCAGAGAAGACGTAGAGCATGGTGATACACTTGGGCGGCTGAGGAGGGTCCAGGTGGTCCAGTGTAGCCACAGTGTTGATGACGCCAAACATCACAGCTGCTTTCACCCAGTCGTACACCAGGTTGGAATAAGCAAGACCACCTGCAAAGGTAGACATGGAAACAAAGCAAGTTTAATGtttgataaaatacataatGCTTGAAATGTGCAACATAGAAAGTAGAAACTGATGTATGGAGCCATTATTGGATATTAGCTCTTTAGTAAATATTGGATGTCAGCCAGTCATAATGCCCAATACAGACCATAGCTACATGAAAAGTATGGAAAGCCTGtaggaaaaatgtattttctttgcaattttatgtatttatttaaatgtaggtTTTAAACTATCCCAAAGATTAACCAAGTGCCTAAAAGAAAAGCTGAACAAATGATATGAAATTTGAACAGTTGATACTGAAAGATGCTGAATAATGTTAGTTATTGATGTCAACTAtcagcatttaaaaacaaaaatacaagcATCAGTACCAGATGCGCATGACACATTATTAATATACAAATCTCACTCACCCAAACACCAGTCAGACAGCTTGGTGACAAGCTTCATGTCATTGGGGATTGTCAAGATGTACAGATAGTGGAAGAAGACGTCCACCACCAGAATAACTCCCAGGTGCAACAAGGCTTTGGTGGTGATGTTCCACATCTCCCTCTCCTTACGGGTCAGTTTGGTGTTGTTGGCCTGTGGAATCAAACCAGTTTTGTGAACAAACCTTTGTTGTTTCATAGAATTAGTTGTGTTTAATATGGTTTGATATGCCATCCGAACATATCATTCACGTTTGTTGGAATGATACTCTCCGTTAATTCAGATGTTTGACAATTGTTCTTATTAAGTAATAATAGTATGCCCCATGAATTTCAAATTGCATTATGTAAACACATCAGCATCTTATATACATGAATCAGCTTTCCTAAAATGGCATTATGTGTGGGTCTTACATACAGCCTTTACAGCCTTTTTCAATGTGCCATCATGAGTGACTGACAAAATCTGCCAAATCTCAGAGTGCTGTTCAGTTT includes:
- the LOC121908674 gene encoding protein-cysteine N-palmitoyltransferase HHAT-like protein isoform X1; translation: MCVWQVSFQPVRLPVHRLTMGIKAALPRYELYLYTAVLSVALIWAGSWIFEASSENVNRKAFKASVKPGWHYFGRKMDVADFEWMMWFSTFRNHILFALTGHVIFAKIFTLLAPKIGIDGCKHRSLIFGVYGGLAVLVTMGWTFIALVLSHCIILYSVAMVKKKWACFAAGLATLASIKLEPYNSWQESLVTGSFDLQDILFYGGCGFSIMRCMSFALENCEKEDGNYTFSDLLKYNFYLPFFFFGPIMTFDKYHAEANNTKLTRKEREMWNITTKALLHLGVILVVDVFFHYLYILTIPNDMKLVTKLSDWCLGGLAYSNLVYDWVKAAVMFGVINTVATLDHLDPPQPPKCITMLYVFSETHFDRGINDWLCKYVYDYIGGDHDKIFKELLATLCTFAITTLWLGPCELVYIWSFFNCFGLNFELWVAKLFSFPPFSTIEGAMGEAMSRRIRGVFNAANFWAIILYNVLSLNSLEFAKLVGRRLIFKGFPLSTLSVLLVTYCGVQLVKERERQQALLEDAEPVKPVDGGKEKAE
- the LOC121908674 gene encoding protein-cysteine N-palmitoyltransferase HHAT-like protein isoform X2; amino-acid sequence: MCVWQVSFQPVRLPVHRLTMGIKAALPRYELYLYTAVLSVALIWAGSWIFEASSENVNRKAFKASVKPGWHYFGRKMDVADFEWMMWFSTFRNHILFALTGHVIFAKIFTLLAPKHRSLIFGVYGGLAVLVTMGWTFIALVLSHCIILYSVAMVKKKWACFAAGLATLASIKLEPYNSWQESLVTGSFDLQDILFYGGCGFSIMRCMSFALENCEKEDGNYTFSDLLKYNFYLPFFFFGPIMTFDKYHAEANNTKLTRKEREMWNITTKALLHLGVILVVDVFFHYLYILTIPNDMKLVTKLSDWCLGGLAYSNLVYDWVKAAVMFGVINTVATLDHLDPPQPPKCITMLYVFSETHFDRGINDWLCKYVYDYIGGDHDKIFKELLATLCTFAITTLWLGPCELVYIWSFFNCFGLNFELWVAKLFSFPPFSTIEGAMGEAMSRRIRGVFNAANFWAIILYNVLSLNSLEFAKLVGRRLIFKGFPLSTLSVLLVTYCGVQLVKERERQQALLEDAEPVKPVDGGKEKAE
- the LOC121908674 gene encoding protein-cysteine N-palmitoyltransferase HHAT-like protein isoform X3 — translated: MGIKAALPRYELYLYTAVLSVALIWAGSWIFEASSENVNRKAFKASVKPGWHYFGRKMDVADFEWMMWFSTFRNHILFALTGHVIFAKIFTLLAPKIGIDGCKHRSLIFGVYGGLAVLVTMGWTFIALVLSHCIILYSVAMVKKKWACFAAGLATLASIKLEPYNSWQESLVTGSFDLQDILFYGGCGFSIMRCMSFALENCEKEDGNYTFSDLLKYNFYLPFFFFGPIMTFDKYHAEANNTKLTRKEREMWNITTKALLHLGVILVVDVFFHYLYILTIPNDMKLVTKLSDWCLGGLAYSNLVYDWVKAAVMFGVINTVATLDHLDPPQPPKCITMLYVFSETHFDRGINDWLCKYVYDYIGGDHDKIFKELLATLCTFAITTLWLGPCELVYIWSFFNCFGLNFELWVAKLFSFPPFSTIEGAMGEAMSRRIRGVFNAANFWAIILYNVLSLNSLEFAKLVGRRLIFKGFPLSTLSVLLVTYCGVQLVKERERQQALLEDAEPVKPVDGGKEKAE